The following proteins are co-located in the Heliorestis convoluta genome:
- a CDS encoding ATP-binding protein — protein sequence MRLFKNKKIYRQAIVSFIIVSLLLGSFYILAKGYNPLKNIDDGTLDLAGWNPSTDDSMMSLNGEWEFYWSKLLTYDDLHNHNNNVEPDLMAQVPKVWNAYTVNDKNLPGFGYATYRLKVINAHEGQPLSIRMPTVSTAYSLYIDDQLLASNGQVSANKANFIPEYRPVTFDFTPQTSNFDIIIQVSNFSYARGGLWYPIYMGSVDGIKAYDRNIAYKDLFLIGAFFIMALYYLSIFSMRREDKSSLYFVLLCIIAMARVVIYGDYSISNIFTWITYYHKVTIDYLSAYWFPVVFALLIGKLFPEQFSKKVLRAFVLYAFVMSIVTVLIPISLFTKLAFFAEAIVLVIVLYTITCTIKAYSNLKSDSILILIGTFIGVLVGVHDILYHNNIIFHGFGEFSSLGFLIMLFLNAFILARRFSQAFQDTKMLSEKLMKLDKLKDEFLANTSHELRTPLNAMISIADGVSRGSEGVVNKNQKAALDTIISSGKRLTNLINDILDYAKIKNFDLKLTPQPVNLKRTVEGVVKVLGGLNKSERIEMLIDIPDDLPYIYVDENRLLQILYNLMGNAIKFTEAGYIKVSATKTGEMVEICVEDTGIGIPDDKLNEIFQHFLQLEDSLTRKNRGTGLGLPITGYLVEAHGGKIWVASKVGEGSKFYVTVPVSTELSSSKEKEWKFETAEEIAAGYNQTYIDEFPFRHQGRGPKIMVLDDNEANLMALTNILKMENYAITAVTSSESFFEEFKREKNLSLIILDVMMPGLSGYEICRKIRKNYTISEIPILMLTARTSTQDIVMGIESGANDYLAKPFDTEELLARVNILIQLKQSVDKSIASELAFLQAQIKPHFLYNAINTFISISRYDVEQARKLLVDFSNYLRCSFDFKGLSQVVPLKQEIELVKAYLHIEKAQHEERLEVSLCYPDDAEVKVPILMLQPVVENAILHGILPKREGGRVEISIKKDKEMLLFQVKDDGVGMEQDKLRSLFTDESEGGIGLSNIDNRLKKLYGKGLQISSSPNRGTEVTWSIPLTTPF from the coding sequence TTGAGATTATTCAAAAATAAAAAAATATACAGACAAGCCATAGTGAGTTTCATTATTGTTAGCCTACTATTGGGGTCATTTTACATACTTGCAAAAGGTTACAATCCCCTAAAAAACATTGACGACGGTACTCTAGACCTTGCTGGTTGGAATCCAAGTACCGATGATAGCATGATGAGCCTTAATGGTGAATGGGAATTTTACTGGTCAAAACTGCTTACTTACGATGATCTTCATAATCATAATAACAACGTAGAACCTGATTTGATGGCCCAAGTACCTAAAGTATGGAATGCTTATACAGTCAATGACAAGAACCTGCCGGGCTTTGGATATGCAACTTATAGATTGAAAGTTATCAACGCTCATGAAGGACAACCCCTATCTATAAGAATGCCTACAGTTTCCACTGCCTATAGTCTTTACATAGATGATCAATTGCTTGCGTCGAATGGTCAAGTCAGTGCGAACAAAGCTAACTTTATACCAGAATACCGACCTGTTACTTTTGATTTCACTCCACAAACAAGTAATTTTGATATTATTATTCAGGTTTCAAATTTTTCTTATGCTCGTGGAGGTCTTTGGTATCCCATCTATATGGGTTCTGTAGATGGCATTAAAGCATATGACCGAAATATAGCCTATAAAGATTTGTTCTTAATTGGAGCATTCTTTATTATGGCACTCTATTATCTTAGCATTTTCTCTATGAGACGGGAGGATAAGAGCAGCTTATACTTTGTTTTGTTGTGTATTATTGCTATGGCAAGGGTTGTAATATATGGGGATTACTCTATAAGCAATATTTTCACCTGGATTACCTATTACCATAAAGTTACCATAGATTACCTTTCAGCTTACTGGTTTCCAGTTGTCTTTGCCCTGCTTATAGGCAAGCTTTTTCCAGAACAATTTTCAAAAAAGGTGCTTAGGGCATTTGTACTTTATGCCTTTGTAATGTCCATAGTTACGGTGTTAATACCCATAAGCTTATTCACAAAGCTTGCTTTTTTTGCTGAAGCTATAGTATTGGTTATAGTTCTTTATACAATAACTTGCACTATAAAAGCCTATTCGAATTTAAAGAGCGACTCTATCCTTATACTAATTGGAACTTTTATCGGTGTATTGGTTGGTGTTCATGACATACTTTACCATAACAACATCATATTTCATGGTTTTGGTGAATTTTCATCCCTGGGATTTTTAATTATGCTGTTCTTAAATGCCTTTATTCTGGCAAGAAGATTTTCACAAGCCTTTCAAGACACAAAAATGTTGTCGGAAAAGCTAATGAAGCTAGACAAGCTAAAGGATGAATTTCTTGCCAATACTTCTCATGAACTGAGGACACCCCTCAATGCTATGATAAGCATTGCAGACGGAGTATCTAGAGGATCCGAAGGGGTTGTCAATAAAAACCAGAAGGCAGCTCTTGACACGATTATAAGTAGTGGTAAACGTCTTACCAATTTGATCAATGACATTCTAGATTATGCCAAAATCAAAAACTTTGATCTAAAATTGACACCTCAGCCTGTGAATCTGAAACGCACTGTTGAAGGTGTTGTAAAAGTCCTTGGAGGGTTAAATAAATCTGAAAGGATAGAAATGTTGATAGACATTCCTGATGACCTCCCCTATATTTATGTGGATGAAAACAGATTGCTGCAGATTCTGTACAATCTTATGGGCAATGCTATAAAATTCACTGAAGCAGGATACATCAAAGTATCAGCTACCAAAACGGGTGAAATGGTGGAAATTTGTGTGGAGGATACAGGAATCGGCATTCCCGACGACAAGCTTAACGAAATATTTCAACACTTTTTACAGCTGGAAGATTCCCTTACTAGAAAAAACAGAGGTACAGGACTGGGGCTTCCTATTACTGGATATCTGGTTGAAGCCCATGGCGGAAAAATATGGGTTGCATCTAAAGTTGGAGAAGGTTCAAAATTCTATGTTACTGTACCAGTCTCAACGGAACTTTCATCTTCCAAGGAGAAAGAATGGAAGTTTGAAACAGCAGAAGAAATAGCTGCTGGATACAACCAAACGTATATTGATGAATTCCCCTTCAGACATCAGGGGAGGGGTCCTAAGATTATGGTGCTAGATGATAATGAAGCCAATCTGATGGCTCTTACCAATATTCTAAAAATGGAAAACTACGCAATTACCGCAGTTACTTCCAGTGAGTCTTTCTTCGAAGAATTTAAAAGGGAAAAAAATTTATCTCTCATTATTCTTGACGTCATGATGCCAGGATTGTCAGGCTATGAGATCTGCCGTAAGATTAGGAAGAATTATACAATTTCTGAGATACCTATTTTGATGTTGACAGCTAGGACCTCAACGCAGGATATCGTAATGGGTATAGAATCTGGTGCCAATGACTATCTTGCCAAGCCCTTTGATACAGAAGAGCTTCTGGCAAGAGTAAATATCCTTATTCAGCTAAAACAGTCAGTGGACAAGTCAATCGCTTCCGAGTTGGCCTTTTTACAAGCTCAGATTAAGCCTCATTTCTTATACAATGCCATCAATACCTTCATTTCCATCTCCCGTTATGACGTGGAGCAGGCGAGAAAGCTTTTGGTGGATTTCAGCAATTATCTTAGGTGTAGCTTCGACTTTAAGGGATTAAGCCAGGTTGTCCCTTTAAAGCAAGAAATTGAGCTGGTAAAGGCATACCTGCATATAGAAAAGGCACAGCATGAGGAACGCCTTGAAGTGAGCCTTTGCTATCCCGATGACGCAGAGGTTAAAGTCCCCATATTGATGCTGCAACCAGTGGTGGAAAATGCCATACTCCACGGTATACTGCCAAAAAGAGAAGGAGGTCGAGTTGAAATCTCTATCAAAAAGGATAAAGAGATGTTGCTCTTTCAGGTAAAAGATGATGGTGTAGGGATGGAGCAGGATAAATTAAGAAGTCTTTTTACAGATGAGTCAGAAGGCGGTATTGGTCTGTCCAATATAGACAACAGGCTTAAGAAGCTTTATGGAAAAGGCCTTCAAATCAGTAGCAGTCCCAATAGGGGTACAGAGGTTACTTGGTCTATCCCCTTAACGACACCCTTTTAA
- a CDS encoding nucleotidyltransferase family protein: protein MLRLDKIIQEELQILIDAIIRIVPVEQIFLFGSYATGTPHADSDLDIFVVIKEDADIREIDAMKLINKAIRDKKTMPVDVIVSKKNKSDQRKYTPSIERQIAQEGMVVYG from the coding sequence GTGTTGAGGTTGGATAAGATAATACAGGAAGAATTACAAATACTTATAGACGCTATTATAAGGATTGTCCCTGTGGAACAGATATTTCTTTTCGGTTCCTATGCAACTGGTACACCACATGCTGATTCAGACTTAGATATTTTTGTTGTAATAAAAGAGGATGCTGATATTCGAGAAATCGATGCGATGAAACTGATAAACAAAGCAATTAGGGATAAAAAAACAATGCCAGTAGATGTAATAGTTAGCAAGAAAAACAAATCCGATCAACGAAAGTATACTCCATCTATAGAGCGCCAAATAGCGCAGGAAGGTATGGTGGTCTATGGATAA
- the rlmD gene encoding 23S rRNA (uracil(1939)-C(5))-methyltransferase RlmD: MKELNQADLIRVGHVDSFEIVGETLQGEGVARHNGMALFIPYTFIGDRVKAKIREVKKKYGRAELLEVIEPAQERIKAPCPVFGQCGGCQLQMMDYQRQLQLKEQSLKDTFQRLGSFYDLPIDPIVGATNPWNYRNKVQMHVTWQVGKPLQIGYYRRASRQLIEYDGCLLIPPVFSRLLKLFRTFLPAVDREKKLPIKHVLIKSVRSSSDDSAEQATSLMMILVLERWKKNYQDLCGELAQKLMKEEPSLQSFYINRNKNDKGPVLGEYFPFYLGEKMLLENIESSTEKALELQVGPASFLQVNPEQSDRLYQLVLEAAQLTGNEKVLDAYCGVGSISLYVAPHCRSVTGVEEVVQAVEDGKENALRNEVGHVEFLAGKVEELLPAFVEEGVTYDVCLLDPPRKGCSETVLAAVDAMNPQRIVYVSCDPASLVRDTIFLTQRGWSIKKVTPVDLFPQTGHLECVVLMSRDEK; this comes from the coding sequence ATGAAAGAATTGAATCAAGCAGATCTGATAAGAGTTGGTCACGTAGATAGCTTTGAAATTGTAGGTGAAACTTTACAGGGGGAAGGAGTCGCGCGGCATAATGGCATGGCCCTTTTTATCCCTTATACCTTTATTGGGGATCGAGTAAAAGCGAAGATCCGTGAAGTCAAAAAAAAGTATGGTCGTGCAGAGCTTCTCGAAGTGATAGAACCAGCGCAGGAAAGAATAAAAGCTCCTTGTCCGGTTTTTGGGCAATGTGGTGGTTGTCAATTACAGATGATGGATTATCAAAGACAGTTACAGTTGAAAGAGCAGTCTTTGAAAGATACTTTTCAACGTCTCGGCTCTTTTTATGATCTACCTATCGATCCTATCGTAGGTGCAACGAATCCTTGGAATTATCGTAATAAGGTACAGATGCATGTAACTTGGCAAGTCGGAAAGCCTCTTCAGATAGGCTATTATCGCCGAGCCAGTCGGCAATTGATAGAGTATGATGGCTGTCTATTGATTCCTCCTGTTTTTTCCCGCTTGCTCAAGCTCTTTCGTACTTTTCTTCCTGCTGTTGATCGCGAGAAAAAATTGCCCATTAAGCATGTCTTGATCAAATCAGTTCGTTCTTCCAGTGATGATTCTGCAGAACAAGCCACTTCCTTGATGATGATTCTAGTCTTAGAGCGTTGGAAAAAGAATTATCAAGATCTCTGTGGAGAACTGGCCCAAAAGCTGATGAAAGAAGAACCGTCTTTGCAGTCTTTCTACATCAATCGTAATAAAAATGATAAAGGACCTGTTCTAGGAGAATATTTCCCCTTTTATCTGGGAGAAAAGATGCTTCTTGAAAATATAGAGAGTTCCACAGAAAAAGCCTTGGAATTACAAGTCGGTCCAGCGAGTTTTTTACAAGTGAATCCAGAGCAAAGCGATCGACTGTACCAGCTGGTTTTAGAGGCTGCTCAATTGACAGGAAATGAAAAGGTACTTGATGCATACTGTGGTGTGGGATCCATCAGTCTTTATGTAGCGCCCCATTGTCGCTCTGTTACAGGTGTTGAAGAAGTTGTACAAGCTGTAGAAGATGGCAAGGAAAACGCCCTGCGCAATGAGGTGGGTCATGTAGAATTTCTTGCTGGCAAAGTAGAAGAACTTTTGCCTGCTTTCGTAGAGGAAGGCGTCACCTACGATGTCTGTCTCCTCGATCCACCGCGCAAAGGCTGTTCTGAAACAGTATTGGCCGCTGTCGATGCCATGAATCCACAACGAATTGTCTATGTAAGCTGCGATCCAGCCAGTCTAGTTCGTGATACGATTTTTCTAACGCAGCGAGGATGGTCTATCAAAAAGGTTACGCCTGTTGATCTGTTTCCGCAGACAGGTCACCTCGAGTGTGTGGTATTGATGTCAAGGGATGAGAAGTAA
- a CDS encoding amidohydrolase family protein — protein sequence MKRLLILTTALLILFALSFAAIYGGVALLDEYGIELGERAFDYDYVLKNGTIIDGTGGEIYQGDIALRKGKIRFIGIIEPPAHVQVIDATDLYILPGFVDLYSPADLDRAQGQDFEKLVQQGVTSVLAGFGELSSDHGISVLQRQGKNPWPVNRALVTGYKGLAEFLEPYDLFYDLDYGDALMEEHDFLYNSYQLAQNHGLVNYELQREVQKAMAAGAMGLYIDFDQAPGRKLTYDDVRILATILKEQDKVLILSMPLDPQDPVALLQRLIRLQEETEVTILLTPWDYLATAEESLVAVLTEILQEAQESQFIRMVFYPSATQGEGLRQPLQRAFARYPASMIEIVAVDGQNESNLIGKTLAEVAMERSSDVATTAQTLMARGSVQVVVRFFQPERYDRFIMSPYTFLTTHWDLSGRTDENPIFDYLHRQVGQGLVSWEEAAKKLSLEPASFLGLTDRGTIEVDQWADLTVIDPRLLSSYRNLPHQVQRDDILDMTDSTEATNLPSEDANQYPLRYLFVNGVLLYSEGQQVEQYPGRFLQRNR from the coding sequence TTGAAGCGTTTACTCATTCTAACAACAGCCTTGTTGATACTGTTTGCGCTATCTTTTGCTGCGATCTATGGTGGCGTAGCTCTACTAGATGAATACGGAATTGAGTTGGGTGAGCGCGCTTTTGACTATGATTACGTCCTAAAAAACGGTACAATCATTGATGGTACCGGTGGCGAAATATATCAAGGTGATATAGCTTTGCGCAAAGGGAAGATCCGATTCATAGGAATTATTGAGCCACCTGCTCATGTACAAGTCATAGATGCCACTGACTTGTACATCCTGCCCGGATTTGTTGATCTTTACTCACCGGCTGATCTGGATCGGGCTCAGGGCCAGGACTTTGAAAAGCTAGTACAACAAGGCGTTACGTCAGTTTTGGCTGGTTTTGGTGAATTGAGTTCGGATCATGGAATCTCCGTGTTACAAAGGCAAGGGAAAAACCCCTGGCCTGTCAATCGTGCTTTGGTGACAGGGTATAAAGGGCTGGCCGAGTTTCTTGAGCCCTATGACCTCTTTTATGATTTAGACTATGGAGATGCTTTGATGGAGGAGCATGATTTTCTGTATAATAGCTATCAACTGGCCCAGAATCATGGACTCGTCAATTATGAGCTTCAGAGAGAAGTTCAAAAAGCGATGGCAGCCGGTGCGATGGGTCTTTATATCGACTTTGATCAAGCGCCGGGCAGAAAGTTAACCTATGATGATGTGAGAATATTAGCCACTATATTGAAAGAACAGGATAAGGTATTGATTCTTTCCATGCCCTTAGATCCACAAGATCCTGTGGCTTTGTTACAGCGGTTAATCAGATTACAAGAAGAGACCGAGGTTACAATTTTGTTAACACCTTGGGACTATCTGGCTACTGCTGAAGAAAGCTTGGTTGCTGTGCTTACGGAAATTCTGCAGGAAGCGCAGGAAAGCCAGTTTATTCGAATGGTTTTCTACCCTTCTGCGACGCAAGGCGAGGGGCTGCGTCAACCTTTACAAAGAGCTTTCGCGCGTTACCCTGCCTCAATGATTGAGATCGTTGCTGTCGATGGTCAGAACGAATCAAATCTCATTGGAAAAACTTTAGCAGAGGTGGCCATGGAGCGCTCAAGCGATGTTGCGACGACAGCGCAAACTTTAATGGCCCGTGGTTCTGTACAAGTTGTTGTGCGCTTTTTTCAGCCGGAGCGCTATGACCGATTTATTATGTCACCCTATACTTTTTTAACGACGCATTGGGATCTTTCGGGAAGAACCGATGAGAATCCTATCTTCGATTATTTACATCGTCAAGTGGGACAAGGACTCGTCTCTTGGGAAGAAGCTGCAAAAAAATTATCATTAGAGCCTGCTAGCTTTTTAGGTTTAACCGATCGTGGCACCATTGAAGTAGATCAATGGGCCGATCTTACCGTCATCGATCCTAGGCTTTTATCGAGCTATCGAAACCTTCCCCATCAAGTACAAAGAGATGATATTCTGGACATGACTGATTCTACAGAAGCAACGAATCTCCCCAGTGAGGACGCAAATCAATATCCGCTGCGGTACCTTTTTGTCAATGGTGTACTTCTCTATAGCGAAGGTCAACAGGTAGAACAGTATCCAGGACGGTTTCTACAGAGAAATCGCTAG
- a CDS encoding CPBP family intramembrane glutamic endopeptidase, whose protein sequence is MFFQSLTLAVFFILLAYGGARWIGKKSTLPLPWKINGKTIFEGVTLGLKVFLLVLLLGALTSLLFPVAPHLIENIFKDFVFRPYQIVLIALAIVVIAPVAEEIFFRGFLLPTLQIRWGTRWALHLTSFFFALLHLDPLRFLPLYGASYLIGRAALQQGSLMVAVLAHGVWNFSSLTLMWWLMKGGAF, encoded by the coding sequence ATGTTTTTTCAAAGCCTTACGTTGGCTGTTTTTTTTATCCTTCTAGCCTATGGAGGCGCCCGATGGATAGGGAAGAAGTCAACTTTGCCTCTTCCTTGGAAAATAAACGGAAAGACTATTTTTGAAGGAGTGACTTTAGGGCTTAAAGTTTTTCTACTGGTACTGCTTTTGGGTGCGCTAACAAGTTTACTTTTTCCTGTAGCGCCTCATCTTATCGAAAATATTTTCAAAGACTTTGTCTTTCGTCCATACCAAATTGTGCTAATCGCTTTGGCCATTGTCGTAATAGCGCCTGTGGCGGAGGAAATATTTTTTCGTGGCTTCCTTTTACCAACGTTGCAAATTCGATGGGGAACAAGGTGGGCGCTTCATTTGACGTCTTTCTTTTTTGCCTTGCTTCACCTAGATCCTTTGCGTTTTCTTCCCCTTTATGGTGCGTCTTATCTGATCGGACGGGCTGCTTTACAGCAGGGGAGCTTGATGGTAGCTGTACTAGCCCATGGCGTGTGGAATTTTAGTAGCCTTACTCTTATGTGGTGGCTAATGAAAGGAGGCGCCTTTTGA
- a CDS encoding DUF4912 domain-containing protein, which yields MLSSITVGLVLFLVLLLATTALFTYSRYQQKEARRPQDTPKKRNFAEEFANDLTPLIPKQRFDHQLPPLPHRYEQDFITLLSRSPYSLYGYWEVSAHLEEQVKNDWDSQTWTESPFVLRFYDITATDNLEEAPYEEYYISGHDDHWYFNKLQPAHKYCFAIGRLLPNRFVPLLISNEAITPADSPSSIIDPEWPPLAGLEVLYEVTNRDKGVSPVTGWGITSPAGPWSIHKKEQPCKREVVGDS from the coding sequence TTGCTTTCTTCTATTACCGTCGGCTTGGTCCTTTTTCTAGTATTGCTACTTGCAACGACAGCTTTGTTCACCTATTCAAGGTACCAACAAAAAGAAGCTCGACGGCCACAGGATACCCCGAAAAAAAGAAATTTTGCCGAAGAATTCGCCAATGATCTGACACCTTTGATACCGAAGCAAAGGTTTGATCATCAGCTTCCACCACTCCCTCATCGTTATGAGCAAGATTTTATTACATTACTATCTCGATCACCCTACTCGCTCTACGGTTACTGGGAAGTATCGGCGCACCTAGAAGAGCAAGTTAAGAATGATTGGGACTCTCAGACTTGGACGGAAAGTCCTTTCGTGTTACGCTTCTACGATATTACCGCTACAGACAATCTTGAAGAAGCGCCCTATGAGGAGTATTACATCTCCGGTCATGATGATCACTGGTATTTTAACAAGCTACAACCAGCACACAAATATTGTTTTGCCATTGGTCGATTGTTACCAAATCGCTTTGTTCCTTTGCTCATCTCGAATGAAGCAATAACACCGGCTGATAGTCCCTCGTCTATTATCGATCCAGAGTGGCCACCGCTAGCAGGCTTAGAGGTGCTGTATGAAGTTACCAATAGGGACAAGGGTGTTTCTCCTGTAACTGGCTGGGGCATTACCTCACCAGCTGGTCCATGGAGTATTCATAAAAAAGAGCAACCCTGTAAGAGGGAGGTCGTTGGAGATTCATAA
- a CDS encoding glycoside hydrolase family 57 protein produces the protein MEIHKGMVAFVLHAHLPFVRHPDREDYLEERWLFEAITECYLPLLKVFEGWHRDGIPARFTMTMSPTLMTMLADPLLQERYSKHLDNLTLLGELEIDRTEEDRAYAHLAHLYRHRFYEAQQVFEHRYGCDLIGAFRGLMQKGVIEIIPCPATHGYLPLMRLQQEAQVAQIAVAVDTYEHYFHQKPKGIWLSECAYHEGLENRLAQFGIQYFLTDAHGILYATPRPRYGLYAPIQTPAGVAAFGRDLESSRQVWSREEGYPGDGDYREYYRDIGFDLDFEYVRPFIHPEGLRLHTGFKYHRITERDSDHKEPYVPTWAEAKTSLHAGDFLFNRSKQIEYLNQVIPDREPIIICPYDAELFGHWWYEGPLFLDQVGRQAQQVSPGIEFVTPSDYLKKYPRIQPSTPCESSWGADGYHEVWLEDSNHWLYRHLHKAAERMIGLSKERPHTEGLQRRALNQMARELLLAQSSDWAFIMKTNTTVQYAINRSVYHLNNCSLLYDMVTGEKPLREELVSELEEVNPVFPRMDYRLYSGQV, from the coding sequence TTGGAGATTCATAAAGGAATGGTAGCCTTTGTTCTTCATGCCCATTTGCCTTTCGTACGGCATCCCGACCGTGAAGATTATTTGGAAGAACGTTGGCTTTTTGAAGCAATTACAGAATGCTATTTGCCTCTATTAAAAGTATTTGAGGGCTGGCATCGCGATGGCATACCAGCCCGTTTTACAATGACGATGAGCCCTACCCTGATGACGATGCTTGCCGATCCCTTATTGCAAGAACGTTACAGCAAGCACCTAGATAACCTTACATTATTAGGTGAACTAGAAATCGATCGAACGGAAGAAGACAGGGCTTATGCTCACCTAGCCCATCTTTATCGGCATCGTTTTTATGAAGCGCAACAAGTTTTTGAGCATCGTTATGGATGCGATCTTATCGGTGCTTTTCGAGGATTAATGCAAAAAGGCGTCATTGAAATCATCCCTTGTCCTGCTACACATGGCTATTTGCCTCTGATGCGTCTACAACAAGAAGCTCAAGTTGCCCAAATCGCTGTAGCTGTTGATACCTACGAGCATTACTTCCACCAAAAGCCAAAAGGCATTTGGCTATCTGAGTGCGCCTATCATGAAGGCTTAGAAAATCGTTTGGCACAATTCGGCATTCAATACTTTCTTACAGATGCACACGGTATCCTTTATGCCACGCCGAGACCACGCTATGGTCTCTATGCTCCCATCCAAACACCAGCTGGGGTAGCAGCCTTTGGTCGCGACCTGGAATCGTCACGGCAAGTCTGGAGCCGCGAAGAAGGATATCCAGGCGATGGCGATTATCGAGAATACTATCGAGATATAGGATTCGATTTGGACTTTGAATATGTGCGCCCCTTTATTCATCCTGAAGGATTAAGACTCCACACAGGATTTAAGTACCATCGTATTACAGAGCGAGATTCCGATCACAAAGAACCTTATGTACCCACTTGGGCTGAAGCAAAAACATCTCTCCATGCTGGCGACTTTCTCTTCAATCGAAGCAAACAAATCGAATACTTAAACCAAGTGATTCCCGATCGTGAACCGATTATCATCTGCCCTTACGATGCTGAACTTTTCGGGCATTGGTGGTACGAAGGTCCTCTCTTTCTCGATCAAGTTGGTCGCCAGGCGCAACAAGTCAGCCCTGGAATAGAATTTGTAACTCCTTCAGACTATCTGAAAAAGTACCCTCGTATCCAACCATCAACGCCTTGCGAGTCCAGTTGGGGTGCCGATGGCTACCACGAAGTGTGGTTAGAAGATAGCAACCACTGGCTCTATCGCCACCTTCACAAAGCGGCTGAAAGAATGATCGGCCTCTCCAAGGAGCGACCTCATACGGAAGGTCTGCAACGAAGAGCCCTCAATCAAATGGCTCGTGAGCTACTTCTCGCCCAAAGCAGTGACTGGGCTTTTATCATGAAAACAAATACAACTGTCCAGTATGCTATCAATCGCTCCGTATACCATCTTAATAATTGCTCATTGCTTTACGATATGGTTACCGGTGAAAAGCCTCTGCGTGAAGAACTGGTTAGCGAGCTAGAAGAAGTGAATCCAGTTTTTCCTCGCATGGATTATCGTTTGTATAGTGGACAAGTCTAG
- a CDS encoding glycosyltransferase family 4 protein, producing the protein MKILMLSWEYPPKIVGGLAPHVHGLTGELVRLGHEVHVITQGGDDLPEEENDRGVTVHRIQPAGLWSLDFIGYIHHLNFHFVEKAIAIEKRFGPFDIIHSHDWLAAFSARLLKQSWNKPLVATIHATEWGRHNGLHNDLHRYISQIEWWLCYEAKKIIVCSQHMRGELERIFQIPGDKLDIIPNGVHPADFHADKVGDNFRRSDFAADHEKIIFYVGRLVWEKGIQVLIQALPELLQQQPYVKVIIAGTGTQMNYLRHLSHRMGVGEKVMLTGYIDDSTKVGLMRTADVAVFPSYYEPFGIVALEAMAAETPVVASDTGGLSEIIHHGRNGLKAYVNQPSSLAQQIHRVLSDPGLVDYMVRNAYQEVQDVYAWSAIAEKTASVYEQVFEQPDVKPSNVHPIDLGRKRLAQLLQRA; encoded by the coding sequence TTGAAAATTCTTATGTTGTCTTGGGAATACCCCCCAAAAATTGTAGGTGGACTGGCGCCACACGTTCATGGTTTAACAGGCGAGCTCGTCCGTCTCGGACATGAAGTACATGTCATTACCCAGGGCGGCGATGATTTGCCAGAGGAAGAAAATGATCGTGGTGTTACAGTTCATCGCATTCAACCAGCCGGTTTATGGTCTTTAGATTTTATTGGTTATATACATCACTTGAATTTTCATTTTGTAGAAAAAGCCATTGCCATCGAAAAGCGCTTTGGTCCTTTTGATATTATTCACTCCCATGATTGGTTGGCTGCTTTTAGCGCTCGCCTCTTAAAGCAAAGTTGGAACAAGCCTCTCGTTGCAACCATTCATGCGACCGAATGGGGCCGTCACAATGGCCTTCATAATGATCTCCATCGATACATCAGCCAGATAGAATGGTGGCTTTGCTATGAAGCCAAAAAGATAATCGTCTGCAGTCAACATATGAGGGGTGAACTGGAACGTATCTTCCAAATACCTGGTGATAAGTTAGATATTATCCCCAATGGCGTTCATCCTGCTGATTTTCATGCTGATAAAGTTGGCGATAACTTCCGTCGTTCCGACTTTGCTGCTGATCATGAAAAAATTATCTTCTATGTAGGACGATTGGTCTGGGAAAAAGGAATTCAAGTGCTGATTCAAGCCCTGCCAGAACTACTACAACAGCAACCTTATGTGAAAGTCATAATTGCAGGTACAGGCACACAAATGAACTACCTTCGTCATTTGTCACACCGTATGGGTGTTGGTGAAAAAGTAATGCTCACCGGCTATATCGATGATTCGACAAAAGTAGGCCTCATGCGCACCGCTGACGTTGCTGTATTTCCCAGTTATTACGAGCCTTTTGGAATCGTTGCCTTAGAAGCCATGGCCGCCGAAACACCGGTTGTTGCATCTGATACAGGCGGACTCAGCGAGATTATCCATCATGGCCGAAATGGCTTGAAAGCCTATGTAAACCAACCATCTTCACTGGCCCAACAGATTCATCGTGTTCTATCCGATCCAGGTCTTGTCGACTATATGGTTCGCAACGCTTACCAAGAAGTCCAAGACGTCTATGCTTGGTCGGCCATCGCCGAAAAAACGGCCTCTGTTTATGAGCAAGTATTTGAACAGCCTGATGTCAAACCTTCTAATGTACATCCTATAGATCTAGGTAGAAAGCGTCTGGCACAGCTTTTGCAACGAGCGTAA